From one Streptomyces spiramyceticus genomic stretch:
- a CDS encoding vWA domain-containing protein encodes MKARLGRRAAAALIDGAVLDGAVLGVVAGPLPAVAADGTGQAEGADGRSSLVMVLDSSGSMADDDGTGRTRMEAAREAVSTVVDTLPDGYPTGLRVYGADRASGCTDTRLVRPVRPLDRDGMKQAVNRVKPKGDAPGGLSLQKAAQDLPEPADGALGRRTILLISDSEDTCGTPQPCEVAKQLGEDGVDLRIDTIGFQVRGKARQQLECIAEAGHGSYYDAPDADAPARQLQRASQLSANGYRFRGERIEGGASAIGAARIAPGRYTDTIGPGETRWYAAQLDAKSAADLAVTAVPQPGVKAGYGDGIARRPALWTPRCPARAANRSGAAASSTTTGYISASRPRSTSAPCQ; translated from the coding sequence GTGAAGGCACGACTTGGCCGCCGGGCGGCGGCCGCGCTGATCGACGGGGCGGTGCTCGACGGGGCGGTGCTCGGCGTGGTGGCGGGGCCGCTGCCCGCCGTGGCCGCGGACGGAACGGGGCAGGCTGAGGGGGCGGACGGCAGAAGCAGCCTGGTGATGGTGCTCGACTCCTCCGGCTCCATGGCCGACGACGACGGCACGGGACGTACGCGGATGGAGGCCGCACGCGAGGCGGTATCCACGGTTGTGGACACGCTTCCCGACGGCTACCCCACAGGACTGCGGGTGTACGGCGCCGACCGGGCCTCCGGCTGCACCGACACACGGCTGGTACGGCCCGTACGGCCGCTGGACCGCGATGGGATGAAGCAGGCCGTGAACCGGGTGAAGCCCAAGGGAGACGCCCCCGGGGGGCTGTCCCTTCAGAAGGCCGCACAGGACCTGCCGGAGCCCGCCGACGGCGCCCTCGGGCGTCGCACGATCCTGCTGATCTCCGACAGCGAGGACACCTGCGGGACGCCGCAGCCCTGCGAGGTCGCCAAGCAGCTCGGCGAGGACGGGGTCGACCTGCGGATCGACACCATCGGCTTCCAGGTACGAGGCAAGGCCAGGCAGCAGCTCGAATGCATCGCTGAGGCCGGCCACGGCTCGTACTACGACGCCCCTGACGCCGATGCGCCGGCCAGGCAGCTCCAGCGGGCCTCCCAACTCTCCGCGAACGGCTACCGGTTCCGGGGCGAACGCATCGAGGGCGGTGCGAGCGCCATCGGCGCGGCCCGGATCGCGCCCGGCCGGTACACCGACACCATCGGGCCCGGCGAGACCCGCTGGTACGCGGCGCAGCTCGACGCGAAGTCGGCCGCCGATCTCGCGGTGACTGCCGTGCCGCAGCCGGGAGTCAAAGCCGGTTACGGGGACGGGATTGCTCGGAGACCAGCTTTGTGGACACCGCGGTGTCCAGCGCGGGCCGCAAACCGATCGGGGGCAGCAGCGAGTTCAACGACCACCGGATATATCTCGGCAAGCCGGCCGCGCTCGACCTCGGCACCGTGCCAGTGA